ATCCGGGAAAAATGTTTAAGTTCGGTTAAAAAACCGCTTCTTGGTTCCAGTTGTCAAAGAACGGTGTTTCTAGAAATAATTGCGACACAGTCTGAATACTTAATAATTAAATCTTAAACTAAATCATGGTACCTATATTAATAAACTTCCTTACGTTTAGTGCTTAGTGCTTTGACCTTAGTGCTTGTTTCAAATTTAGTGCTTAGTTATTAGTCGTTGCATTAAACTAAAGTTATACTATCTTCGCTGTCCTGTTCAGTCAGTCGAATCTCAACGACTTCTTTAAACGAAGTCGGGATATTTTTTCCGACATAATCAGCATGAATAGGGAGCTGCTTATGACCTCTATCTATAAGCACCAGGAGCTGTATTTTTTTTGGTCTTCCAAGATCAAGAAGAGCGTCTATTGCCGCTCTGGTACTTCTTCCGGTATACAAGACATCATCAACCAGGATGATATTCTTCCCGTCTATACTGAATTTTACATCGGTAGGTTGCGCATCCTTTGCAATCTTCAAACCCACGTCATCTCTATAGAAAGTAATATCGATTGCTCCGACAGGAATAGTCTTCCCGCTTATCTTTTCTATGCGAGAAGCTATCCTCGCCGCAATATGGTCTCCACGGCTTCTTATACCAACAAGCGCTATCTCATCCAAATTATCGTTCTTTTCTATCACTTCATGAGCCAAACGCGCCAGAGTCTTACCGAGACCGTCCTTATCCATTATCTTTTTTGACATAGAAACCCTCCCACGCAAGAGATTACGCATCCGCCAGTAATTTTAGGCGGATTTTTCGATAAGATTAAAAGGCTGATTGCGCTGATACAAATCAAAAAAAAAGCCCTTCTAACGGAGTTTTCCGTTAAAAAGGCACTCAT
The sequence above is a segment of the Candidatus Firestonebacteria bacterium RIFOXYD2_FULL_39_29 genome. Coding sequences within it:
- a CDS encoding bifunctional pyr operon transcriptional regulator/uracil phosphoribosyltransferase; the protein is MSKKIMDKDGLGKTLARLAHEVIEKNDNLDEIALVGIRSRGDHIAARIASRIEKISGKTIPVGAIDITFYRDDVGLKIAKDAQPTDVKFSIDGKNIILVDDVLYTGRSTRAAIDALLDLGRPKKIQLLVLIDRGHKQLPIHADYVGKNIPTSFKEVVEIRLTEQDSEDSITLV